The DNA window AGGTGATCGACGCGATCGCGGGTGCCGAGGTGGCGGTGACCCAGATGGCGCCGTTCACCAAGGCCGTGTTCGCGGCCGCACCCGAGCTGAAGCTGGTGTCGGTGTGCCGCGGCGGGCCGGTCAACGTCGACCTCGCCGCCGCGACCGAAGCGGGCGTGACCGTCACCTACGCGCCGGGCCGCAACGCGACTGCCGCGGCCGAGTTCGCGATCGGCATGATCCTCGCGGCGATGCGGCGCATCTCGACCTCGTCCGCCGAACTGCTGGCGGGTACCTGGCGCGGTGACTACTACGCGTACGCGCAGACCGGGGTCGAGCTGGACGGCACGACGGTCGGCCTGGTGGGGTACGGCGCGATCGGGGCGAAGGTCTCCAAGGTCCTGCACGCGTTCGGGGCCGAGGTGCTGGTTTCCGATCCGTTCGCCGACCCCGCGCGCATCGCCGCCGACGGTGCCGAACTCGTCGAGCTGGACGAGTTGATGCGCCGCAGCTTCGTCGTGAGCTTGCACGCCAGGCTCACCGAGCAGACCAAGCACCTGATCAACGCGGACAAGCTCGCCCTGCTGCCGCACGGTGCCGTGCTGGTGAACTCCGCGCGCGGCGGCCTCCTCGACTACGCGCCGCTCCCGGATCTGCTGCGTTCGGGGCGGCTCGGCGCGCTCGCGCTGGACGTGTACGACGTCGAGCCGCCACCCGCGGACTGGGCCCTGCGCGACGCGCCGAACGTGATCGCCACGCCGCACCTCGCGGGCGCCAGCCGTCAGACGGCGGAACGCGCTGCCCAGATCGTCGCCGCCGAGGTGGGCCGATACGCCCGCGGCGAGCAGCTGGCGAACGTGGCGAACCCATGATCATCGGCGTCGACATCGGGACCTCGCTGACGAAGGCGGTCGTCTTCGACTCCGCGGGGGTGTCGATCGCACAGGCGTGCACGCCGTCCGAGGTCCACCACCTGCCGGGCGGGCTGGTCGAGCAGGACCTCGACCAGGTGATGGACACCGTCACGACCGTGGTGCGTGACGTGGCGAGCCAGCTCGACGGGCCAGTCACCGCGCTCGCGCTCACCGGACAGGGCGATGGCGTGTGGTTGCGCGACACCGAGGGGAACGCCGTCCGCCCCGCCATCTCTTGGCTCGACGGCAGGGCCAACGCGCTGCTCGCCAAGTGGCAGGCCGACGGAGTGACCAGGGAAGTGTTCCGCCGCACCGGATCGGGCATGTTCCCCGGCTGCGCCGCCGCCATTCTGTCCTTTTTGGACAAAACCGAGCCGGAGTCGCTGGACCGCGCGGCTGTCGCGGGCTACTGCGTCGACGCGGTCGTCCAACGGCTCACCGGCGAGGTCACGGTCGACGTGTCCGACGCGTCGCTGCCCTTCCTCGACCCGGCCACCCGCCGGTACGACGAGGCCGCGATCGAGGCGTGCGGGCTCGGGCACCGGCGCTCGCTGTTCGCCGAGCCGGCGTCGCCGAAAACCGTGTTCCGACTGGACAAGAACGGCTCGGCGCTGCTCGGCCTTCCCGAGGGGCTGCCGGTGACCGCGGGCCCGTTCGACCTGCCCGCCAGCGCGATCGGCGCCGGCGTGCGCCGTCCCGGTGACGGGATCCTCACCGCGGGAACCACGCTCGCGTGCCAGGTGCTCACCCGCAGCCCGGAGTTCGACCGCGAAGGCGAGCCCGCCGGGATGTTCCTGTGCACGCCGACCGAGGGCGAGTTCCTGCGTGCCATGCCCGCGATGGTTGGCACGGCGAGCATCGACTGGGCGTGCAAGCTGCTCGGCATCGGTGTCGCGGAAATCGGGCCGCTGCTCGCGTCGAGTGAACCCGGGGCGGGCGGTGTCCGCGCGCTGCCGTTCCTGTCGAACTCGGGTGAGCGCGCGCCGTTCGTCGACGCGTCCGCGCGTGCGCAGTTTTCCGGGCTGAGCTTGGAAAGCGGCCGTGCCGAGGTGGTTCGGGCGCTGTGTGAATCGATCGCGTACACGGCAAGGCACTGCTTCGAGGCCGCCGGTCTCGACGGCACGTTGTACGCCTGCGGTGGCGGTGTCCGCTCGGCCGAATGGACCCAGATCTTCGCCGACGTGCTCGGCACCCCGATCGTGATCCCCAGCGATCCCGGCGTCGGTGCCCGCGGCGCCGTTCTCGTCGCCGCGGAGGCACTCGGGGATCCGTTCGACGCAGCGGAATGGGCGCGCCATGCGCGTACTGTCGAAGTGGTGCCGGAGAACGCCGAGTTCTACCAGCAGGGGTACGCGGACTACCAGGCGTCGCTCGCCGCGGCGCGCGGACTGTGGAGGTTGTAGGTGCTGCTGGGCGACGAGCGCGCGGCCGTCTGCGAGTACGCGCGGCGGATGACCTCGGACGGGCTCGTGGTGGGCACGTCGGGGAACGTGTCGGCACGGGCCGACGAACTGGTCGCGATGACGCCGAGCGGCGTCGACTACGCCGACCTGACCCCGGAGGACATCCCGGTGGTGTCCCTCGACGGGTCCCTTGTGGACGGTGCGCTGAAACCGACCAGCGAGATGCCGATGCACCTCGCCATCTACCGGGACGCCACCGATCCGGACGGCGCGCCGGTGTCCGCGGTGGTGCACACGCATTCGGTGCACGCCACCGCGGTGTCCACCGTGGTCGACGAGGTGCCGCCGGTGCACTACATGCTCGCCACGATCGGCCCGTCGGCGCGGGTCGCCCGGTACGCCACGTTCGGTACCGACGAGCTGGCGGCTTCGATGCTGGAGGCGATCGAGGGCCGTCGAGGCTGTCTGCTGGCGAACCACGGGACGGTGACCTTCGGCGAGGATCTCGGCGCTGCCTACTCGCGGGCGCAGCAGCTCGAATGGCTCTGCCAGCTGTGGCTGCTGGCCCGATCGGCGGGCGTGCCGAACCTGTTGCCGCCGGCCGAGATCGAACTGGTGGTGGACAAGCTGAAGTCCTACGGCCAGCGGAAGTGACCCGAACAGCACTGGTCACCGGTGTCAGCAGGCGCCGGGGAATCGGATGCGCCATCGCGCGCCGCCTGCTCGGCGACGGGCACCGCGTCTTCGCCCAGTCTTGGTCGCCCTACGACGAGACCGAACCGTGGGGCGCGGACCCGATCGACGAAGTGCTCGCCGAACTCGATGGCGGCGCGCGGCTCGCGCACGCGTCCGCCGACCTCGCATCGGCGGAAGCGCCCGCTGATCTCGTGCGGCGAGCCGTGTCGGCTTTCGGGCCGCTCGACACGCTCGTGGTGAACCACGCTCGTAGCTCCGTAGCGGCGCTTCCCGAAGTGACCGCCGGTGAACTCGACCTGGTCTGGGCGGTCAACGTCCGGGCGACTTTGCTACTGGTGCAAGCGTTTGCGGCTCAGTATCGGCCCGCCGCTTCCCCGGGCCGGGTCGTGCTGTTCACCTCGGGCCAGCACCTCGCGCCGATGGCAGGCGAAATCCCGTACGCCGCGAGCAAGGGAGCGCTCCACCAGCTCACGCTGACCCTCTCCGACGCGCTGATCGAGCAGGGCATCACGGTCAACTGCGTGAACCCCGGCCCGACCGACACCGGCTGGGCCAGCGACGAACTCGCCCGAAGCGTCGGTCGCGCCCTGCCGCGGGGCCGCTGGAACTCCCCCGCCGAAGCCGCCGGTGTCGTCGCCCTGCTCCTCAGCCCCGACGCGAACACCATCACCGGCCGCGTGATCGACGCCGAAGCCGGTTTCCGCCGCTGGAAGATGTAGGCGGCTGACGACATTTAGCCCGCTAAATGTCGTCAGACCGCGCGGGCGATCGTGATGATCTCCGGGCTCGTGGCGGTGAGCGGTCCCCGATCCCAGTCGCCGAACTGCTCCTCGACCAGCAGGCCCGCGCCGGTCAAGGCGTCGCCCAGTGAATCGGCGTCCACGAACCGCAAAGTGCTTTCGCTGCGCCGGGGTCCTGCCCATTTCGGCGAGCTGAACGTCGTCGTGAACCGGACCAAGTCGCCGTCTACGGGAGCCTGAACCTGGTGAGCCACGCGCACGGTGGCCCCGTCGGCGATGCCCACCTCGACCGCGTTCCCCGGAACCCACCCCTCCCAGGCCCGCGCGGCGGGATTGCGCGTTTCGCAGGCAAAACGTCCTCCCGAGATCAGGACGCGGCGGATCGTCGTCAGCGCGTCCGCCAGGTCCCGATCGGTCAGGAATACCTGCAGGGCGTGCCCCGTCATGACCACCAGGTCGAACTCGTGCTCCCACGACGCGGAGGAAAGATCGCCGGGTGCCCACTCGATGTCGGTGCGGTTCCGCGCCCGCGCGAGCATGCCGTCAGCGGGGTCGAGCCCGCACAGCCGTCCGGAGTGCCCGGCCTCGCGCGCCCGGTGCAGGAGCGCGCCAGTGCCACAGCCGACGTCGAGCACCGCACTCGCCTCCAGCACGAGCGGCAGGTAGAAGCCCAGGTCAGCACGGCTGTGTGCGGGATGGAGCGAGTCGTAGACTTCGGCGAGTTCGGCGTCGGAGAAGGCGTGGTCGACCATCGTCCCACCGTGTCAGCGTCGCGGCGACCGCGCGATCGAATTGCCGCGCCGACCGAAGGTGGGTCTGGACCCACCGTGGTGTGGGGCAGGGATCAATGCGCCGCGGGCCCGGCATCGCCAGAGTGGGGAGCGAACCGGGGAGGGTGCCATGACCGTCTGGCTGTATCCGCTGGCCGTGGTCCGCGCCGCCGCGCAGTTCGTGCTGGCGGTCGTCGGGCTCGTGCTGCTGCTGGTGGCGGTGTTGTGCGTTCTGCTCACCGGGCCGTTGCTCGGGATCCCGGCAATCCTGACGACGCGGTGGTGGCCGGATCTCACGCGCCGGTTCGGTTCCTGGTCTGCGGTGCGCATCGACCGGCCGTACCGGCAGCTGCGCGAATCGGCGGGATTCCGTGTGTTGTGGAAGTGGCTCATCAGCGATCCCGCGACCTACCGGGACGCCGCGTGGATGCTGCTCGAACCACTCGTCGGCGGGATCATCCTCCTGCCGGCCGTGCTGACCCCGGTGGCCGTGGCCGGTGCGGTGATCCCGGTGAGCGGCTGGTGGTTCGGGATCGCTGACCCGGGGTCGCGTGCGCTGTTGGTGGCGGCCTGTTTCGCGGTGGCGACGGTGGGGGTCGTGACCGCGCCCGCGTTGGTGCGGGTGCACGCGAAGTGGACCAGGGTGCTGCTGTTCCCGACGAGGACGACCGTGCGCGTTCACCAGCTCGAAGAGACCAGGTCCGAAGCCCTCGAATCGGAGGCGCGGGAGGTGCGCCGGATCGAGCGGGATCTGCACGACGGCGCGCAGGCCAGGTTGATCGGCGTCGGGATGACCATCGGCGCCGCGGAGCGTGCCTTCGACCGTGACCCGGATCGCGCCAAGGAGTTGCTGCTCAAAGCTCGCGAGTCCACCGCGCTGGCGGTGCGGGAACTGCGTGATCTCGTCCGCGGGATCCTCCCGCCCGTGCTGTCCGAGCGGGGCCTCGGTGACGCGGTCCGGGCGCTGGTCCTCGAACAACGATTAGCCTGCGAAACGCAGATAGACCTGCCGGGGAGGCTGCCGCTCGCGGTCGAGTCCGCTGCCTACTTCGCGATCGCCGAGGTGCTCACGAACGTCGCGAAGCACGCGGGCGCGGGCACGGTGTGGGTCGACCTGGTGTTCACGGGTGAGAGCCTGCGGATCGTCGTGATGGACGACGGCTGCGGAGGAGCGAACGTGGCGGTGGGTTCCGGCCTGCACGGGATCGAACGGCGACTTGCCGCTTTCGACGGTACTTTCACGCTGACCAGCCCGCCGGGCGGTCCGACCATGGTGACGATGGAGATTCCGTGCGCGTTGTCCTCGCCGAGGACCTGTACCTCCTCCGAGAAGGCATGATCTTCCTGTTGGAGGAGCACGGCTTCGAGATCGCCGCCGCCGTCGCGAGCGGCCCTGAACTCGCGAACGCGCTCGCCGAGCAGAACCCGGACCTCGCCATCGTCGACGTGCGGCTACCACCCACGTTCACCGACGAAGGGCTCAAGGTGGCGCTGGCCGCGCGACGGGAGCGGCCGGGGCTACCCGTGCTCGTGCTCTCGCAACACGTCGAACAGCTTTATGCCCGCGAACTGCTGGCGGACGGGGCCGGGGCGGTGGGGTACCTGCTGAAGGATCGCGTGTTCAACGCCGAGCAGTTCGTGGACGCCGTGCGCAGGGTCGCCGAAGGCGGCACCGCGATGGACCCGAAGGTGATCGCGACCCTGCTGGCCGACCCCGAACGCGACGACCCGCTCGCGTCGCTGACCGAGCGCGAACGAGAAGTGCTGGGCCTGATGGCGGAAGGCCTGTCGAACACCGCGATCGCACAACGCCTCTCACTGAGCGAAGGCGCGATCAGCAAGCACACGACGAGCCTCTTCGGCAAACTCAGGATCGAAGCGGGCACAGACACGAACCGCCGGGTTCTCGCCGTGCTTGCCTACCTTCACGGGCGTTGAACACCATGCCGTTTCCCAACTGAAACCTGGCAAGACGTAACTCGAAACCGTCCGGCTCCGACTGTCCGCAAGACAGGCCGATAGCTGGAGGCGCGATGTCATTGCTCAAGAAGAAGACGGCGGAAGAGCTGAAAGCCGAGGCGGAACGCCAGGCTTCTCTGCAACGTCAGGCTGAGGCGCGGAAACGTGCGGCTGAAGAACAGAAAGAGCGCGAACGAATCGCGCAAGAGCGCCGGGATTTCGAAATGTCGCCCGCGGGTCGTGCACGCGCCGCATTCGCCAGGAAAGACCATGTGTTCCAGTACTCGATGGACGTGATGAACCAGCAAGCCGTGATCATCATGATGGTGGGCGGCACCACGACCCAGAGTACGACCGACCCCGTGGATGTCCTCAACTCGGTGTGCCGGGAAGGCTGGGATCTGGTCAACGGATCGTTCGTGTTCGTCGAGCAGGGAAAGGAAAGTCGTGACAAGTTCATGTCTTCAGGACAGAACGTCGCGATCAAAGGAAGAACTGTGGGCTACTATCTGTTCAAACGCTTTCCCGCCAATCGGCGCCCATGAATAAGCGCGATCGGCCCTCTGTTTTTTAGCGTGCTGGTTGGAACTTGGCGGAAATGTTGCAAAGGCTTGGGGAGTGGTGCGCGACTTCAGCACCTTCAGTACAGGACTGTCCGTTGGTTTGAGCCCTGTCGCGGGTGTAGAGCGGATCGCCGTTAGAGCTAGAACTGGTAATACAGGAATGGGCTGAAGGTGCCGTTCGCGATCAAAATCGCGGCGTAGAGCAAACCCGCCGTCATCACGCCGATCCGCAGCCCGTTCGCCTGCCGCGAGCGCGAGGATTCCAGCATCGGACCGGTCACTGGGTGCGCGGGCAGGAAAACCACGACCAGTGCGGCGAGGAGGAACACCAGGCGCTGGTTGGTCAGTGCCGCGTCGACGACGTCGGTCAGCCCGGAGAAGTCCGGCAGCAGCATGTGCCCGATCATCGCGAGCGCGTGCGGCAGATCCGCCGACTTGAAGATCACCCAGCCGAACACGACCAGGACCAGGGTGAGCGCGCGCCGGGCGACGCGGGCGTACTGGCCCGCCGGGTTCTGGTCGTGGCCGAAGGCGCGTTCGATGATCAGCAGCGCGCCGTGGTAGAGGCCCCACACCAGGTACGTCCAGTTCGCGCCGTGCCAGAAACCGGTCAGCACGAACACGATGCACAGGTTCCGGTAGGTCTTGCCGACGCCGTTCCGGTTGCCGCCGAGCGGGATGTAGACGTAGTCCCGGAACCAGCGCGACAGCGACATGTGCCAGCGCCGCCAGAACTCGGTGATGGTGATCGACGAGTACGGTCGCGCGAAGTTCTCCGGCAGCCGGAAGCCGAGCATGCGGCCGAGTCCGATCGCCATGTCGGAGTAACCGGAGAAGTCGAAGAACAGCTGCAGCGTGTAGCCGACGGCGCCGAGCCATGCGACGCCGAAGGTCATTTCGTTCGACGGCGTCGCGAAACAGGCGTCGACCATCGGCGCCAGCGTGTCGGCGATGATCGTCTTCTTGCACAGCCCGAGCGCGAACCGCGGGAATCCGGCGGCGATGTCGTCGAGCCGGTGCGATCGGTGCTGCGGGAGCTGATCGGCGATTTCGCGGTACCGCACGATCGGGCCCGCGACGAGCTGCGGGAACATCGAAATATACGTCGCGAACGACACCGGGTTGCGCAGCGCGCGCCGTTCGCCGCGGTAGATGTCGACCACGTAGGAAATGTGGTGGAAGGTGTAGAACGAGATCCCGATCGGCAGCGCGAGGTGCGTGATCGGGAAGTCGCCGCCGAGCAGGTGCGCGAACGCGGCGATCTGCTGCGTCGCGAACCCGGCGTACTTCCAGATCACCAGCACGCCGACGTCGACGGCGATGACCCCGATGATCAGCCCGCGCTTGCGGCCGGGGCGGGTGTCCCAGTCGTTGGGTTCGAGCGCCATCCCGGCCAGGAAGTTGACGACCATGCAGGCCAGCAGGAGCAGCGTGAACGCGCCGGCGCCGATCGCGTAGAACAGCAGGCTCGCGATCGCGATGATGCCGTTGCGCCAGCTCCGCGGGCACACCAGCACGGCGAGCAGCACCGCCGGCATGAAGTACCACAGGAACAGTGGCGAGATGAACGACATCGCTTGCTGGCCCCCCCGGGTTCCGATCGAACAGACCCTAACCCGGGCGGCGGTCCGGTCGGGCCGGTACTCCTAGACCCGGCCGGCGGCGCGGCGCCGCCTGGCGACCTCGGCGAGCAGCACACCGGCCGCCACCGAGGCGTTCAGCGATTCGACACCGGCCGACATCGGGATCGAGACCGTGGCGTCGCAGGTTTCGCGGACGAGCCTCGACAGGCCGCGCCCCTCCGAGCCGAGCACGATGACCAGCGGGTCGGTGGCCAGGTCGAGGGAGTCGATGTCGACGGAACCGTCCGCGTCGAGGCCGACGATCATCAGGCCTTCCGCCGCCCACGCCTTGAGCTGGCGGGTGAGGTTGGTGGCCATCGCCACGGGCAGCTTCGCCGCGGTGCCCGCGCTGGTCCGCCACGCGACGGCGGTCATCCCGGCGCTGCGGCGCTCCGGCAGCAGCACGCCGTGCGCGCCGAACGCGGCCGCGGACCGGATCACCGCGCCGAGGTTGCGGGGGTCGGTCACGCCGTCGAGCGCGACGAGCAGCGGCGCGGTGCCGGATTCGGCGGCCACCCGCATCAGGTCGTCGGGATGCGCGTACTCGAACGGCGGAACCTGCAGGCCGAGGCCCTGGTGCATGGCACGGTTCGTCTTGCGGTCCAGCTCCTCGCGCGGGATCTCCAGAATGGAGATGCCCTTGTCCGCGGCGATGCGGACGGCCTCGGTCACGCGGTCGTCGGCGTCGACGTTGATCGCGACGTACAACGCCGTCGCGGGCACGTCGGCGCGCAGCGCCTCGACCACCGGGTTCCGGCCCGCGATCAGCTCGGGGCTGTCGGCCTTCTTCTTGTTCTTCTTGTCCGCGGCGCGGGCGGCCGCGGCCGCCTTGCGCTGTGCGGGATGGCCGGGGCGCATCTCCGCTCGCGGCGTGGGGCCCTTGCCTTCGAGCCCCTTGCGCCGCTGGCCGCCGGAGCCGACGACCTGGCCCTTCTTCGTGCCGGGCTTGCGGATCGCGCCCTGTCGCCGGGAGTTGCCTGCCATGGTTGAGCGTCCTGACTGCTAGTCGTGGTCCTTGAGCGTCCACACCGGACCGTTGGGGGTGTCCTCCACCGCGATGCCCGCGTTGGCCAGGCTGTCGCGGGCGGCGTCCGCCCTGGCGAAGTCCTTCTCGGCGCGCGCCTTCTGGCGCTCTTCGAGCAGCCCCGCCACCAGGTCGGCGAGGGCTTGGCGAGCGGGTGTCTCGGCACCCGAATTGTCCGCCCACGCTGGGGAAAGCGGGTCGAGCCCGAGCACATCGGTCATCGCGCGCACCGAAGCCGCCAGCTCGAGCGCCCCCTTTTCATCGCCCGAATCGAGCGCGGTGTTGCCCTCGCGGACGGTGTTGTGCATCACGGCGAACGCCTGCGGGGTGGCGAGGTCGTCGTCGAGCGCGGCCGCGAACTCCGGTTTGATCTGTCCGATGTGGACTTCCCCGACGGCGGCGGCGACGCGGCGGAGGAAGCCTTCGAGGCGCTGGTAGCCCTGCGCGGCTTCGGCGAGCGCGCCGTCCGAATACTCGATGGTGGACCGGTAGTGCGGCTGGATCAGGTACGCGCGCAGCTCCACCGCGCGGTAGTTCTCCAGCATCGCCGGGATCGAGACGGTGTTGCCGAGCGATTTCGACATCTTCTCGCCGGACAGCGTCACCCACGCGTTGTGCAGCCAGAACCGGGCGAACCCGTCACCGGCCGCGTTCGACTGCGCGCGCTCGTTCTCGTGGTGAGGGAACACCAGATCGACACCGCCGCCGTGGATGTCGAACTCCGGCCCGAGGTAACTGGTCGCCATCGCGGAGCATTCGAGATGCCAGCCCGGCCTGCCAAGACCCCACAGCGTCGGCCACGAGGGCTCGCCGGGTTTGGCGGCCTTCCACAGGGTGAAATCGCGCGCGTCCCGCTTGCCCTCCGCCAGCGACTCGCCCTGCTGGACGTCGTCGAGCTTCTGCCCGGACAGCGCGCCGTACCCGTCGAACGACTTCACCGAGAAGTAGACGTCACCGCCCGCCGCGTAGGCGTGCCCGCTGTCGATCAGGCGCTGCATCAGCTCGATCATCTGCGTGACGTGCCCGGTGGCGCGCGGCGCGATCGACGGCGGCAGGCAGCCGAGCGTTTCGTACGCCGACTCGAACGCGCGCTCGTGCGTGGCCGCCCATTCCCACCACGGCCTGCCCGCGTCGGTGGCCTTGGCCAGGATCTTGTCGTCGATGTCGGTGACGTTCCTGACCAGCAGCACGTCCAGTCCACTGTGGACGAGCCAGCGGCGGAGCACGTCGTAGTTCAGCGCACCCCTGACGTGCCCGATGTGCGGCACGCCCTGCACGGTCGCCCCACACACGTACATCGACGCCGTTCCGCTCCGGGCGGGGTGGAACTCCCGCACGCTTCGGGTCGCGGTGTCGAACAGGTGTAAGGGCACGCCCGAAATGGTACCGGGGTGCGTTCTGCCTGCAGAACGCCGCTGTCGCCTACAGAACGCCGTGCTCCCGGAGCGCGGTCAGCAGCGCGTCGGGGCGTTCGGTCGTCGGCAGCGGGTCGACCAGCGCGAACCGGCAGCCGAGCGCCCGCGCACCGCCGTCGGCCTCCTCGCTGTCGCCGATCATCAGGGTGTCCGCGGCCGGGACGCCGAGCCGCTCGACCGCGACCTCGAAGATCCGCGGGTCCGGTTTCTGCGCGCCGACCTCGAACGACAGGACGAACTGGTCGACGTGGGCGTCGAGGCCGCGCGCGGTGAACGCGGGACGGATGTCGAACGCGATGTTGCTCAGGATCCCGACCGCGAGCCCGCGCTCGGCCGAGCCCTTGAGCGCCGCCTCGGTGTCCGGGTACGGCGTCCACTCCGCCGGATCGCACAGCCGCGCGTACAGCGCCTTCGCCTGTTCGGCGTTCGGGACGCCGGATTGCCGGAGCACTTCGAGGTAGACCTTTTCGTGCAGGCCGGGGTCGAGATCCCGGTTCTCCCACGCGTGCTGGTACTCGGCGTCGAGCTGGACGACCTGGCCGACCGGGGCGGTCATGCGCCGCATCAGCTCGGCCTGGGCTTCGAGGTCGAGCGGATCGCCTTCGTCGCCGGTCAGCTCGGCCAGCCAGGTCTCGTCCTGCTCAAGGCGGAACACGGTGCCGGAAAAGTCGAACAACACAGCCCGGATCGTCACGGCACCACAGTACCGACGATCATCCTCAGGCGGAGAAACCTGTGATCTTCTCGGGGATTACGCGCACGATCACGCGCACGACGTCGGCGGGCTCCGCGGGGTAGTCGTTGCCGCCGTACTTGTTCGACAACTCGTCGATGAGCGCGCGGCCGCCGGTCTCGGTGATCTCCGCGCGACCCCGGACCTCGACGTAGTTGTACGGGTTCTCGGTCTCGAAGATCGAGACGGACACGCGCGGGTCGCGGGCGAGGTTGCGTTCCTTGCGCCTACCGCGCGTGGTGGAGAACAGGATGGTGTCGCCGTCGCGCTTGACCCACACGACCGAGGACTGGGGCTGGCCGTCGGGGTTGGTGGTGGCGATCGTCGCGTAGTTCTTGCCGTCGAACAGGGCGCGGGTCTTCTGGTTGAAGGTGGCAGTCATGACGCCGAACTTAGCGGCACGAGCAGTGCGGTCGCGATGGCGGCGACGCCTTCACCCCGCCCGGTGAGGCCGAGCCCGTCGGTGGTGGTGCCCGCGACGCTCACCGGCCCGCCCGCGGCCTCGCCCAGCACGCGCTGCGCTTCCTCCCGCCGGGTGCCGATGCGGGGCGCGTTGCCGATGACCTGCACGGACGCATTGCCCAGGGAGAATCCCGCCTCGGTGATCCGACGCCGGACCTCGGCGAGCAGCTCGGGGCCGTGCGCGCCGGACCAGCGCGGGTCGCCGGTGCCGAAGACCGCGCCGAGATCGCCGAGACCGGCGGCGGCCAGCATCGCGTCGCACAGCGCGTGCGACGCGACGTCGCCGTCGGAATGCCCGGCGCACCCGGGCACGCCGTCCCAGCGCAGGCCCGCGATCCAGCATTCCCGGCCGTCTTCGAGGGGATGGACGTCGACGCCGGTGCCGATTCTCACAAGCTCTCCAGTAGCGATTCGGCGACCGCGAAATCGAACGCCGAGATGACTTCGAGTGCGTTCGGATGCCCCTCGACGAGGCGCACGGAATCGCCGAACGCCGCGAGTGGATCCGGGGTGTCCACGACCGCGCGGAGTGCTTCCGCGGCGTAGCCCTGGGGTGACTGGATCGCCCGCAGGTACGCGCGGTCCTCGGTGGCCGTGAGCACGCCGTCTTCGACGATCTTGACCGTGTCGGTCACCGCGGCGGCGGGGACGGCGGCCCGCGCGCCCGCCCGTACCGCCTCGACGACCGCGGTCACGAGCGAGGGCGGGGTCAACGCGCGCTTGGCGTCGTGGACGAGCACGATCGCCGATTCTTCCGGCCGCGCGTCGAATGCGCGCCGCAATGGCGAAACACCGGGAAGGTCCTCGAGTACGAGGCAATAGCGTTTTCGAGAGGGCCCTTCCGGGAAAGGAAGGGCGTTTTCGTAGGCACCAACGCGCCGCGCGGGGGCGGTCACGATCACCAGATCCACGCACTGGGAATCGAGCAGCCCGCGCACGGCGCGCGTCAGCAGTGGCTCACCCTTGACGGGGGTCAGTACGCCGGGATCCTCGGAACCGTCGGTCGGCACGAGGGCGACCACACTCGACTCGGTCATCAGGCGCGATCGTGTCCGGCTGAATACGTACTGTTCCTCGGGGTGATTTTCGGTCAGACCGCTGCGGTTTCCAGCACTTCGTCGAGCAACACTTCCGCTTTGCCTTCGTCGGTGCCCTCGGCGAGCGCCAGTTCGCTCACCAGAATCTGCCGCGCCTTGGCCAGCATGCGCTTCTCGCCGGCCGAAAGGCCGCGATCCTTCTCTCGCCGCCAGAGGTCTCGCACCACTTCGGCCACCTTGTTCACATCGCCGGAGGCGAGCTTCTCGAGGTTGGCCTTGTACCGACGAGACCAGTTCGTGGGCTCTTCGGTGTGGGGAGCGCGCAGCACGTCGAAAACGCGGTTCAAACCATCCTGGCCAACGACATCGCGCACGCCGACGATCTCGGCGTTGTCTGCTGGCACGCGAACCGTGAGATCCCCTTGCGCGACCTTGAGGACGAGGTACTTCTTCTCCTCGCCCTTGATCACACGGGTCTCGATCGCTTCAATGAGTGCGGCACCGTGGTGCGGGTAGACGACGGTCTCTCCGACCTTGAAAACCATGTGTCCTCTGCCCCTTTCGCTGCGTCCATCCTATCACGGCGTGCCGAGGGGCACCT is part of the Amycolatopsis sp. CA-230715 genome and encodes:
- a CDS encoding 2-hydroxyacid dehydrogenase, whose product is MRVLAAGDEFVGTELLKKEVAAQVPGAEFAELALRWPVEPFGPVANVHEASGTEQQVIDAIAGAEVAVTQMAPFTKAVFAAAPELKLVSVCRGGPVNVDLAAATEAGVTVTYAPGRNATAAAEFAIGMILAAMRRISTSSAELLAGTWRGDYYAYAQTGVELDGTTVGLVGYGAIGAKVSKVLHAFGAEVLVSDPFADPARIAADGAELVELDELMRRSFVVSLHARLTEQTKHLINADKLALLPHGAVLVNSARGGLLDYAPLPDLLRSGRLGALALDVYDVEPPPADWALRDAPNVIATPHLAGASRQTAERAAQIVAAEVGRYARGEQLANVANP
- a CDS encoding FGGY-family carbohydrate kinase — translated: MIIGVDIGTSLTKAVVFDSAGVSIAQACTPSEVHHLPGGLVEQDLDQVMDTVTTVVRDVASQLDGPVTALALTGQGDGVWLRDTEGNAVRPAISWLDGRANALLAKWQADGVTREVFRRTGSGMFPGCAAAILSFLDKTEPESLDRAAVAGYCVDAVVQRLTGEVTVDVSDASLPFLDPATRRYDEAAIEACGLGHRRSLFAEPASPKTVFRLDKNGSALLGLPEGLPVTAGPFDLPASAIGAGVRRPGDGILTAGTTLACQVLTRSPEFDREGEPAGMFLCTPTEGEFLRAMPAMVGTASIDWACKLLGIGVAEIGPLLASSEPGAGGVRALPFLSNSGERAPFVDASARAQFSGLSLESGRAEVVRALCESIAYTARHCFEAAGLDGTLYACGGGVRSAEWTQIFADVLGTPIVIPSDPGVGARGAVLVAAEALGDPFDAAEWARHARTVEVVPENAEFYQQGYADYQASLAAARGLWRL
- a CDS encoding class II aldolase/adducin family protein, which encodes MLLGDERAAVCEYARRMTSDGLVVGTSGNVSARADELVAMTPSGVDYADLTPEDIPVVSLDGSLVDGALKPTSEMPMHLAIYRDATDPDGAPVSAVVHTHSVHATAVSTVVDEVPPVHYMLATIGPSARVARYATFGTDELAASMLEAIEGRRGCLLANHGTVTFGEDLGAAYSRAQQLEWLCQLWLLARSAGVPNLLPPAEIELVVDKLKSYGQRK
- a CDS encoding SDR family oxidoreductase, with the protein product MTRTALVTGVSRRRGIGCAIARRLLGDGHRVFAQSWSPYDETEPWGADPIDEVLAELDGGARLAHASADLASAEAPADLVRRAVSAFGPLDTLVVNHARSSVAALPEVTAGELDLVWAVNVRATLLLVQAFAAQYRPAASPGRVVLFTSGQHLAPMAGEIPYAASKGALHQLTLTLSDALIEQGITVNCVNPGPTDTGWASDELARSVGRALPRGRWNSPAEAAGVVALLLSPDANTITGRVIDAEAGFRRWKM
- a CDS encoding class I SAM-dependent methyltransferase, which codes for MVDHAFSDAELAEVYDSLHPAHSRADLGFYLPLVLEASAVLDVGCGTGALLHRAREAGHSGRLCGLDPADGMLARARNRTDIEWAPGDLSSASWEHEFDLVVMTGHALQVFLTDRDLADALTTIRRVLISGGRFACETRNPAARAWEGWVPGNAVEVGIADGATVRVAHQVQAPVDGDLVRFTTTFSSPKWAGPRRSESTLRFVDADSLGDALTGAGLLVEEQFGDWDRGPLTATSPEIITIARAV